In one Brassica oleracea var. oleracea cultivar TO1000 chromosome C9, BOL, whole genome shotgun sequence genomic region, the following are encoded:
- the LOC106313442 gene encoding cation/calcium exchanger 1, giving the protein MASLFSSPLTSRSLSLLINLFFIFLIYLHFSSPNPPHSGSIKYLNSLAGGDSCSEGLAALDDHRSKCSYISSQSKCGQQGYIDYLKIFFCAFGESPVLGHLVLSIWLFVLFYLLGDTAASYFCPSLDSLSKVLKLSPTMAGVTLLSLGNGAPDLFSSVVSFTRSNNGDFGLNSVLGGAFFVSSFVVGTICLLIGSRDVSIDKYSFIRDVVFLLVALCCLGLIVFVGRVTIWVALCYLSIYLLYVGFLSASHFLDRKKPISDQILRTKEDLAEMGIPFLGYIDEEKPLPPLKVVQEARTQEQEFKIVILDLPPKQPSCFSVLVSIVGLPLYLPRRLTIPVVSEEKWSRPCAVVSTAIAPVLLTELYCSHYSGSKRNLTLYIISGIIGLFFGILAYLTTEKSRPPKKFSLVWLLGGFTMSVTWTYIIAQELVSLLISLGNIFGISPSVLGLTVLAWGNSLGDLIANVTVAVHGGKDGAQIALSGCYAGPLFNTVIGLGVPLVITSLAEYPGVYIIPSDNSLLETLGFLMVGLLWALVIMPKKKMRLDRLVGGGLLAIYLCFLFLRLARVFGVLDIDR; this is encoded by the coding sequence ATGGCAAGTCTTTTCTCCTCACCTCTCACCTCACGTTCTCTCTCTCTTCTCATCAACCTCTTCTTCATCTTCCTCATCTATCTCCATTTCTCTTCACCAAATCCTCCTCACTCTGGATCCATCAAATACCTGAACTCCCTCGCCGGCGGTGACAGCTGCAGCGAAGGACTAGCCGCCCTTGACGACCACCGTTCAAAGTGTTCTTACATTAGCTCTCAATCAAAATGTGGCCAACAGGGTTACATAGATTATCTCAAGATCTTCTTCTGTGCGTTCGGAGAATCCCCTGTTTTGGGCCATCTAGTTTTATCCATCTGGTTGTTTGTTCTGTTCTACTTGCTCGGAGACACGGCCGCGAGTTACTTCTGTCCTTCTTTGGACAGCTTGTCTAAGGTTTTGAAGCTGTCTCCTACCATGGCTGGAGTTACGCTTCTCTCTCTCGGAAACGGTGCGCCGGATTTGTTCTCAAGCGTCGTCTCTTTCACGAGGTCGAACAACGGTGACTTTGGGCTCAACTCTGTTTTAGGCGGTGCGTTCTTCGTCTCTAGCTTCGTTGTCGGGACGATTTGTTTGTTGATTGGGTCGAGAGATGTCTCTATCGACAAGTACAGCTTTATCCGCGACGTGGTTTTTCTTCTGGTCGCTCTTTGTTGTCTCGGTCTGATCGTTTTCGTCGGCAGAGTAACCATTTGGGTCGCACTTTGTTACCTCTCCATTTATCTCCTCTATGTAGGGTTCTTATCCGCTTCGCATTTCTTGGATCGCAAGAAACCTATATCCGATCAGATTCTTCGTACTAAAGAGGATTTAGCCGAGATGGGCATCCCATTCCTCGGTTATATCGATGAGGAGAAGCCCTTACCGCCTCTAAAAGTTGTTCAAGAAGCAAGAACTCAAGAACAAGAATTCAAGATTGTGATTCTTGATTTGCCACCAAAGCAGCCGTCTTGCTTCTCGGTGCTAGTGAGCATCGTAGGACTACCTCTATATCTCCCCCGTCGGCTCACCATCCCCGTTGTCAGTGAAGAAAAGTGGTCAAGGCCTTGCGCTGTTGTTTCCACAGCCATCGCGCCTGTTCTACTAACCGAACTTTATTGTTCTCATTACAGTGGGTCCAAAAGAAACCTAACACTGTACATAATATCTGGAATAATCGGATTATTCTTCGGTATCTTAGCCTACTTGACGACGGAAAAGTCTCGGCCACCAAAAAAATTCTCATTGGTTTGGCTTCTAGGCGGCTTCACAATGAGTGTGACATGGACATACATCATAGCACAAGAGCTAGTCTCATTGTTAATATCTCTAGGGAATATCTTTGGTATTAGTCCTTCCGTGTTAGGACTAACCGTGCTAGCTTGGGGCAATTCTCTAGGCGATTTAATAGCCAACGTGACTGTGGCGGTTCATGGAGGCAAGGACGGTGCGCAGATAGCACTTTCCGGGTGCTATGCGGGTCCGCTATTCAACACGGTGATTGGACTAGGCGTGCCACTTGTCATAACTTCTTTGGCTGAATATCCCGGGGTCTACATCATCCCAAGTGACAATTCGTTGCTTGAGACACTAGGGTTCTTAATGGTAGGCTTGCTTTGGGCACTTGTGATAATGCCAAAGAAGAAGATGAGGCTTGATCGGCTTGTCGGTGGAGGGTTACTAGCTATTTACCTATGTTTCTTGTTCTTGAGATTGGCTAGGGTTTTCGGAGTGCTTGATATCGACCGGTGA
- the LOC106313683 gene encoding cation/calcium exchanger 2, translating to MGYPFSPIRSGYSLLILLSCLLFTSPVDSSALRPRSDNNCSALNHFHDYKSKCSYLKSIDPCASQGFIDYLSFLYCNFDGFPLLGQSLLFLWLLVLFYVLGHTASEYFCSSLESLSKLLTLSPTVAGVTLLSLGNGAPDLFASLVSFMGESKGTYDVGLNTVVGGSSFVTCVVVGIISVSLHRRRVRIERSAFIRDVCFFCSAVGSLALILVYGKINLWGALGFCSLYAVYVVFVYLSWRFGGESCEFDVESVHKRDSSLGEPILQRDDLDEDAVVVVVDDGRCYWKLVVWVITLPLYLPRRLTIPVVSEERWSKPIAVASVTFAPVLLSFLWNWKRNPTSFEAGVVYITGCSVGIVLGVVAGATTKKSNPPKKWLLPWLVGGFVMSMTWSYISAQELVALLTSLGYIFGVSPSILGLTVLAWGNSIGDLITNVTMALHDGDEGAQVAVSGCYAGPIFNTLFALGVSLVGCAWEIYPSSIVIKTDPRVLESLGFLVIGLVWSFLVLFSNRMRLGAVMGIGLLVIYLASLSIRIVQTVGDSH from the coding sequence ATGGGATATCCATTTTCTCCAATCCGCTCCGGCTACTCACTCCTCATCCTCCTCTCGTGTCTCCTCTTCACAAGCCCCGTTGATTCCAGCGCCTTGAGACCTAGATCAGACAATAATTGCAGTGCTCTGAATCACTTCCATGACTACAAATCAAAGTGCTCTTACCTGAAATCAATCGACCCTTGCGCGAGCCAAGGCTTCATCGACTACCTCTCCTTCCTCTACTGCAACTTCGATGGGTTCCCATTACTGGGTCAGTCCCTCCTCTTCCTCTGGCTTCTCGTCCTCTTCTACGTCTTGGGTCACACAGCTTCTGAGTACTTCTGTTCGTCTCTCGAGTCTCTCTCAAAGCTCTTAACTTTATCACCAACCGTCGCCGGCGTTACGCTTCTTTCTCTCGGTAACGGCGCTCCTGATCTGTTCGCTAGTTTGGTCTCTTTCATGGGGGAGTCAAAGGGTACTTACGATGTCGGTCTCAACACTGTCGTTGGAGGATCCTCTTTTGTTACCTGCGTTGTCGTTGGGATTATAAGCGTTTCCTTGCATAGGAGAAGGGTTAGGATAGAGAGGTCTGCTTTTATAAGAGACGTTTGCTTCTTCTGCTCTGCGGTTGGCTCCTTGGCTTTGATCTTGGTCTATGGGAAGATCAATCTCTGGGGAGCTCTTGGGTTCTGTTCGCTGTACGCTGTTTATGTTGTCTTTGTGTATCTCTCTTGGAGGTTTGGTGGAGAGAGCTGTGAGTTTGATGTTGAGTCGGTTCATAAAAGGGATAGTAGTCTTGGTGAACCAATCTTGCAGAGAGATGATCTCGATGAAGATGCTGTTGTTGTTGTTGTTGATGATGGGAGATGTTACTGGAAGTTGGTTGTTTGGGTTATCACTTTGCCTCTCTACTTGCCGAGGAGATTGACTATTCCTGTCGTGAGTGAAGAGAGATGGTCTAAACCAATAGCTGTTGCTTCGGTTACGTTTGCTCCGGTTCTGTTGTCGTTTCTATGGAATTGGAAGCGGAATCCGACAAGTTTTGAGGCAGGGGTTGTGTATATAACCGGGTGTTCGGTCGGTATAGTTCTCGGTGTTGTAGCAGGAGCCACGACGAAGAAGTCAAACCCGCCAAAGAAATGGTTACTACCTTGGTTAGTAGGAGGGTTTGTAATGAGCATGACGTGGAGTTACATATCAGCGCAAGAGCTGGTCGCGCTTTTGACTTCGCTAGGTTACATCTTCGGTGTAAGCCCTTCGATCTTAGGCCTCACGGTCCTCGCTTGGGGGAACTCTATAGGAGATCTTATAACCAACGTGACGATGGCGCTGCACGATGGGGACGAAGGAGCTCAAGTGGCTGTGTCGGGATGTTACGCTGGTCCGATCTTTAATACGTTGTTTGCTCTAGGGGTTTCGCTTGTGGGATGCGCGTGGGAGATTTATCCGTCGAGCATTGTGATTAAGACGGATCCACGTGTGTTGGAGAGTCTTGGGTTTTTGGTCATAGGACTGGTTTGGTCGTTCTTGGTTCTGTTTAGTAATAGAATGAGGCTTGGTGCTGTGATGGGTATAGGGCTTTTGGTTATTTACTTGGCTTCTTTGTCTATAAGAATTGTACAGACAGTTGGAGATTCTCACTAA
- the LOC106318994 gene encoding 50S ribosomal protein 6, chloroplastic codes for MSVSAIFGTGIATVAASPALRQFQAPKLGNGGGLGMVIECSSRPQKKSTAHHRKTRPKKTQPWDIKRKPTVYAPLPPLPPDWTPLAFSSDDGGATAVASPAGDLASGAAA; via the coding sequence ATGTCTGTGTCTGCTATCTTTGGCACCGGAATCGCCACCGTCGCTGCTTCTCCGGCTCTCCGCCAGTTTCAAGCTCCGAAATTGGGAAACGGAGGAGGACTAGGAATGGTGATAGAGTGTTCGTCGAGGCCGCAGAAGAAGTCGACTGCCCATCACAGGAAGACGAGGCCGAAGAAGACTCAGCCTTGGGACATTAAGAGAAAGCCTACAGTGTATGCTCCTCTTCCTCCTCTCCCTCCGGATTGGACTCCGCTCGCTTTTTCTTCCGACGACGGTGGTGCCACCGCCGTCGCTTCTCCCGCCGGAGATTTGGCCTCAGGCGCCGCCGCATAG
- the LOC106318993 gene encoding disease resistance-like protein CSA1 translates to MEQSKLVVIPIFYKVEPVTVKELKGEFGDKFRELVKSIDKKTKKKWKEALKSVPLSMGFVLTEKSDEDETIVRIVKEVKRVLSRLARAFPNARECSRPSLQRDKKSHESSWGIEHRLEQLEEKLCFGFEESTRTIGVVGMPGIGKTTLTRKLYEQLNNGFLSHVLIEDIHEISKECGLSYLPKILLDGLLIDKNPNAEAVQAAHEAYKEKLLETKVFVVLDNVSSKEQINALLGKRDWIKRGSKIVIATSDKSLIQNLVDDTFEVPRLSDRDALQHFIHYAFDHQAEDDALERGKFSKLSNDFVHYTKGNPLALKILGAELLGKDKTHWESKLAALTQHHKSPPGQSTSKMLHNLWKGSYDGLRQHQKDTLLDVACFKSLEDNYVTSLLDSDGANNEIDALVNKFMINIYAGKVEMHDTLYILSKELGREATATDGKGRHRLWHHHAITTLLEKNKGDANVRSIFLDLADIKRKMSFHSNAFAKMSDLRYLKIFSTHCPQECERDIKLNFPDGLKLPLNELRCLHWLKFPRKEVPQDFNPLNLVDLKLPHSNIERVWENNKAAPKLKWVDLSHSRKLITLSGLGKAPNIHELNLEGCTALKMLHVVDMENMKCLVFLNLRGCTSLESLPRINLIALKILILSDCSNFKTFQVISDQLEALYMDGTAIKELPCDIRNLQRLVLLNMKRCKKLKRLPDSLVELKALEELLLSGCSKLKEFPQNGKNLSRLEILLLDETAIEKIPTIFSVRRLCLSKNNKLTVLLDLINHCPKLQWLDLKHCENLTHVPQLPPTLQCLDVRGCSSLKTIAKPLVCSMPTEQIHSKFIFTHCKKLEQAAKEEIAVYAKQKCQLLSSALKRCNGGFAPEILFDTSFPGCEIPSWVCHDAIGSLVEFELPPHWNHNRLSGIVLCVVVSLKNSQNHANLMVKFSCEQKSGECITWKVGNLIEQDKEVDRVGSDHVFIGYTNCLDFIKLLEDQVPRKCAATKASLEFSVTIGIGEEARFEVLRSGFSFVFEPEEIKVPVPRNEDVKGKSKTNGTSSANGCLKDQPNGDESPKGHFETCIESYITCEAHSS, encoded by the exons ATGGAGCAAAGCAAGCTCGTAGTGATTCCAATCTTCTACAAAGTGGAGCCTGTCACTGTCAAAGAACTCAAGGGAGAGTTCGGTGATAAGTTTAGAGAGCTGGTAAAGTCTATTGACAAGAAGACAAAGAAAAAATGGAAGGAGGCATTAAAATCTGTTCCTCTCTCGATGGGTTTCGTGTTAACGGAGAAAAG TGATGAGGACGAGACGATCGTAAGAATTGTCAAGGAGGTCAAGAGAGTGCTAAGCAGACTTGCACGGGCTTTTCCTAATGCCAGAGAATGTAGTAGACCATCACTTCAAAGAGACAAGAAGAGTCATGAAAGCTCTTGGGGAATCGAACACCGACTTGAGCAACTAGAAGAAAAGTTATGCTTTGGGTTCGAGGAATCAACTCGTACTATTGGTGTAGTTGGGATGCCTGGCATTGGTAAAACCACTCTCACTAGGAAGCTATACGAACAGCTGAATAACGGATTCTTGAGCCACGTGTTAATAGAAGATATACATGAAATTTCAAAGGAGTGCGGCTTGAGTTACTTGCCCAAAATACTATTGGATGGTTTATTGATTGACAAGAATCCTAACGCTGAGGCTGTCCAAGCTGCGCATGAAGCTTACAAGGAAAAGCTACTCGAAACTAAAGTGTTTGTTGTCCTCGACAATGTTAGTAGCAAGGAACAAATCAATGCTCTTCTCGGCAAACGCGATTGGATTAAGCGAGGAAGCAAGATTGTCATTGCAACAAGCGATAAGTCGTTGATACAAAACTTGGTCGATGATACTTTTGAGGTCCCTCGCTTAAGCGACAGAGACGCCTTACAACACTTTATTCATTATGCATTTGATCATCAAGCAGAAGATGATGCTCTTGAGCGAGGAAAGTTCTCGAAGCTCTCGAATGATTTCGTGCACTACACCAAAGGAAATCCACTAGCTCTGAAGATATTGGGCGCAGAACTTTTAGGAAAAGACAAGACTCATTGGGAATCAAAGCTAGCTGCGTTGACTCAACACCATAAAAGCCCACCAGGACAGAGCACAAGCAAGATGCTTCACAATTTATGGAAAGGAAGCTATGATGGATTGCGTCAACATCAGAAAGATACTCTTCTCGACGTGGCATGCTTCAAGTCGCTAGAAGATAATTACGTAACGAGTTTATTGGATTCAGATGGCGCCAATAATGAAATAGACGCTCTTGTGAACAAGTTCATGATTAATATATATGCTGGCAAAGTAGAGATGCATGATACGTTATATATACTCTCCAAGGAGCTTGGTCGAGAAGCTACGGCTACTGATGGAAAAGGGCGGCATAGGTTGTGGCACCATCACGCGATAACTACTTTGTTGGAGAAAAATAAG GGAGATGCTAATGTCAGATCTATATTTCTTGACTTGGCTGATATAAAAAGGAAAATGAGCTTCCACAGCAATGCCTTTGCCAAGATGAGTGATCTAAGATATCTCAAAATCTTCAGCACTCATTGTCCTCAAGAATGTGAACGTGACATTAAACTAAACTTCCCCGACGGACTCAAGCTACCATTGAATGAGTTGCGATGTCTCCACTGGTTGAAATTCCCACGGAAAGAAGTTCCACAAGATTTCAACCCTCTTAATTTGGTTGACCTTAAGCTTCCTCACAGCAACATTGAACGAGTTTGGGAGAATAATAAG GCTGCCCCAAAACTAAAATGGGTCGACTTGAGTCACTCAAGGAAGTTGATCACTTTGTCAGGGTTAGGAAAGGCTCCAAATATTCACGAACTAAATCTTGAAGGCTGCACGGCATTGAAAATGTTGCATGTGGTGGACATGGAAAACATGAAGTGTCTTGTTTTCTTGAACCTGAGGGGATGCACAAGTCTTGAGTCTCTTCCACGGATTAATTTGATCGCTTTGAAGATTCTCATACTAAGCGACTGCTCAAATTTCAAAACCTTTCAAGTTATTTCGGATCAGCTTGAAGCTTTATACATGGATGGCACTGCAATAAAAGAACTTCCTTGCGACATACGGAACCTCCAGAGACTTGTCTTATTGAACATGAAACGTTGCAAGAAGTTAAAAAGGCTCCCTGACAGTCTTGTTGAGCTGAAAGCCCTTGAAGAGCTCCTACTTTCTGGTTGTTCAAAGCTCAAAGAATTCCCACAAAATGGGAAAAACTTGAGCCGTTTAGAGATTTTGCTTTTGGATGAGACTGCCATTGAAAAGATTCCAACGATATTCTCAGTGCGGCGTTTATGCTTAAGCAAGAATAATAAACTCACCGTACTTCTGGATCTAATCAATCATTGTCCTAAACTGCAATGGCTTGATCTGAAGCACTGTGAGAATCTTACACATGTTCCTCAGCTTCCACCAACTCTTCAGTGTTTAGATGTACGTGGCTGCAGCTCACTGAAAACAATTGCTAAACCACTGGTGTGTTCTATGCCGACGGAGCAGATCCATTCTAAGTTCATTTTCACTCACTGCAAGAAACTGGAACAAGCTGCAAAGGAGGAAATTGCAGTCTATGCTAAACAGAAGTGTCAGTTGCTATCAAGTGCACTCAAACGATGCAACGGG GGTTTTGCTCCTGAGATTTTGTTTGACACTAGCTTTCCTGGATGTGAAATACCTTCATGGGTTTGTCACGACGCAATTGGATCTCTGGTGGAGTTTGAATTACCTCCTCACTGGAACCACAACAGGCTTTCAGGGATAGTCCTATGTGTTGTTGTCTCACTCAAGAACTCTCAAAATCATGCCAACTTGATGGTCAAATTCTCTTGTGAGCAAAAATCCGGAGAGTGCATTACTTGGAAGGTTGGTAATTTGATCGAACAAGACAA AGAGGTAGACAGAGTTGGGTCAGATCATGTCTTTATTGGCTACACCAACTGTCTAGACTTCATAAAACTTCTTGAAGACCAGGTTCCGCGTAAATGTGCTGCGACAAAGGCATCCCTTGAGTTTAGCGTGACAATTGGTATTGGTGAGGAAGCTAGGTTTGAAGTTTTGAGATCCGGTTTCAGTTTTGTGTTTGAACCTGAAGAGATCAAAGTTCCAGTCCCAAGAAATGAAGATGTCAAAGGTAAGAGTAAAACTAACGGAACTTCAAGTGCTAATGGTTGTTTGAAGGATCAACCAAATGGAGATGAATCTCCAAAGGGCCACTTTGAGACTTGCATTGAAAGTTACATCACATGTGAAGCACATTCTTCCTAA
- the LOC106315197 gene encoding LOW QUALITY PROTEIN: protein PNS1 (The sequence of the model RefSeq protein was modified relative to this genomic sequence to represent the inferred CDS: substituted 1 base at 1 genomic stop codon) yields the protein MEIEQSLASPASAQQQTVASPTAAAQQQQPQTLTGRFFRCLFADIFYSQLILISALVILLTLRGLLFTKSPNFHPKKWYTPLLSSVALSGLLSLSWQCLFLCNIAATAKATIILAPLLTFSVGIFLVTYGKTFVPGIGGLLILFSFAQAIHSWLFVTRRRREFTFTITALSTSVLPPKTRVIAVVSSILSVFYSAFLAAGIGGATATRKGLVDILFISLIMISLAWTMQVLKNVQVVAVSKAAYAHFANYDVINACDALCTTLRSQLGSVCIGSTLVPVFVVIRGMIRTINRGGNSSDXTMYASHGDCAWVANHMVLVGNRYGFVHVGVHCKGFVQASRDAWQEFRRTVGLEELVDADLTSSICFLSAFGIGAISALTAGIWEFNIHKDYFFQLTLYAFVIGYFVGRVSSAWLQACVMAYFVAYAANPEGANFDNTISERIARQNVEENKRLADNEVRQPEEEQEITYM from the exons ATG GAAATCGAACAAAGCCTAGCATCTCCCGCCTCCGCACAACAACAAACCGTAGCATCTCCCACCGCCGCCGCACAACAACAACAACCACAAACCCTAACCGGAAGATTCTTCAGATGCCTCTTCGCAGATATTTTCTACTCGCAACTCATCCTAATCTCAGCCCTAGTCATCTTACTCACCCTCAGAGGCCTACTCTTCACAAAATCACCTAACTTCCACCCCAAGAAATGGTACACCCCTCTCCTTTCCTCCGTCGCTCTCTCCGGACTCCTCTCTTTATCCTGGCAATGCCTCTTCCTCTGCAACATAGCAGCAACAGCCAAAGCCACGATCATTCTCGCACCTCTACTCACATTCTCCGTCGGGATCTTCCTTGTAACCTACGGCAAAACGTTTGTTCCAGGGATCGGCGGGCTACTTATCCTCTTTAGCTTCGCTCAGGCAATCCATTCCTGGCTCTTTGTTACTCGTAGGAGGCGCGAGTTCACCTTCACGATAACGGCACTCTCCACATCCGTTCTACCTCCAAAAACGAGAGTAATAGCTGTCGTATCATCGATCTTAAGCGTCTTTTACTCTGCCTTCTTGGCGGCGGGAATCGGCGGAGCTACCGCTACAAGAAAAGGTCTAGTAGACATTCTTTTCATCTCTTTGATAATGATAAGCCTTGCCTGGACGATGCAAGTTCTCAAGAACGTACAAGTAGTCGCCGTCTCGAAAGCTGCGTACGCACACTTTGCTAACTATGACGTCATAAACGCATGTGATGCTCTTTGTACGACACTGAGAAGCCAGCTCGGGAGCGTTTGTATTGGCTCAACGCTCGTTCCGGTTTTTGTAGTCATCAGGGGAATGATCCGAACTATTAATAGGGGAGGCAACAGCAGCGACTAGACCATGTATGCAAGTCATGGGGACTGCGCTTGGGTTGCTAATCATATGGTCTTAGTCGGAAACAGATACGGGTTTGTTCATGTGGGAGTTCACTGCAAAGGCTTTGTGCAAGCGTCGAGAGATGCATGGCAAGAGTTTAGGAGAACAGTTGGGTTGGAGGAGCTCGTAGATGCTGACCTTACTAGTTCCATCTGCTTCCTCAGCGCCTTTGGCATTGGGGCGATCTCTGCGTTGACTGCTGGTATATGGGAGTTTAATATTCATAAGGACTACTTCTTTCAGCTGACTCTCTATGCCTTCGTCATCGGATACTTTGTG GGGAGAGTTTCATCTGCTTGGCTGCAAGCATGTGTTATGGCTTACTTTGTAGCTTATGCTGCCAATCCAGAAGGAGCTAACTTTGACAACACGATTTCAGAACGTATTGCGCGGCAAAATGTAGAAGAGAATAAAAGATTAGCGGATAATGAAGTGAGACAGCCGGAAGAGGAACAGGAGATAACATACATGTAG